The Microbacterium sp. LWO12-1.2 genome includes a window with the following:
- a CDS encoding multidrug DMT transporter permease encodes MTMELESAPLVGIALALGSAVALAAGNLLQARGVRAMEAEAARGVEGSKAARLVHNRFWLVGALLLGVTVLLQMGSLTFAPLMVVQPIGVAALVFTALLTALITKRKPSRAVVRAIAICVIGVAGFVTVAALVSTQHAITDGQLIAVLVVLAVLLIATGAIWLLGRRADTPPMLWVLLGGVYSAFVATLGKTVILRVQSALRAGGFRPDAAHLLTIACIVGIGVAGALSVYFVQRAHAANRPEVVVAGLTVIDPAVAVVLGIAILGEASGAAPWAFLALAAAGAVAISGVFALSKEESRTE; translated from the coding sequence ATGACGATGGAACTGGAATCAGCCCCTCTGGTGGGAATCGCGCTCGCGCTCGGGTCCGCGGTGGCGCTGGCGGCGGGCAATCTGCTGCAGGCCCGCGGGGTGCGGGCGATGGAGGCGGAGGCGGCGAGGGGAGTCGAGGGCTCGAAGGCCGCGCGACTCGTCCACAACCGCTTCTGGCTCGTCGGGGCGCTGCTGCTCGGTGTCACCGTGCTGCTCCAGATGGGAAGCCTGACTTTCGCTCCGCTCATGGTCGTGCAGCCGATCGGCGTTGCCGCGCTCGTGTTCACGGCGCTGCTGACCGCGCTGATCACAAAGAGGAAACCGTCACGGGCGGTGGTGCGGGCGATCGCCATCTGCGTGATCGGCGTTGCCGGGTTCGTCACCGTCGCGGCGCTCGTGAGCACCCAGCACGCCATCACCGACGGGCAGCTCATCGCGGTGCTCGTGGTGCTGGCCGTGCTGCTCATCGCCACCGGGGCCATCTGGTTGTTGGGCAGGCGTGCCGACACGCCGCCGATGCTCTGGGTGCTGCTCGGCGGCGTCTACTCCGCGTTCGTCGCAACCCTCGGAAAAACGGTGATCCTGCGGGTGCAGTCGGCGTTGCGAGCGGGCGGCTTCCGGCCGGACGCCGCCCATCTGCTCACGATCGCCTGCATCGTCGGAATCGGTGTCGCCGGCGCGCTCTCGGTCTACTTCGTGCAGCGTGCGCACGCCGCGAACCGCCCTGAGGTCGTCGTCGCAGGGCTCACCGTCATCGACCCTGCGGTCGCGGTCGTGCTGGGCATCGCGATCCTGGGAGAGGCGAGCGGCGCGGCGCCGTGGGCATTCCTGGCGCTCGCCGCGGCCGGTGCCGTCGCGATCAGCGGCGTGTTCGCGCTGTCGAAGGAGGAGAGCCGCACGGAATGA
- a CDS encoding cation:proton antiporter, giving the protein MTVELLALIIAAVLVIVFANSLATRTGVAGPLILVAIGVGVSLIPAVGAVSVPPQLILVGVLPPLLFSAAVSAPAIEFRRDLAAIGGLSVLLVIVSSLVLGLFFFWAIPGLGFPLAVALGAILSPTDAVATTIVRRLGVPRRVVTVLEGEALLNDATALVLLRTAIVAAASGFSFLTTLGSFAWAVLWALVVGAVTGWVALRLRAWAKSATATTALGLTVPYIAYLPTEALGGSGLVAAVVAGVVCGQGAVRWLTPEQRISDKLNWRTIEFLFEGAVFLIMGLELWGIVESNLAAENGLLEGAVIALSALVILLIVRAAYVFPMLRAHARRVKRSVRSRLSAREEDTAKDRRRAGRMRADIDYFDASPLTWKHDVIVVWAGMRGAVTLAAAQTLPPETPQRDLLVFIAFLVAAGSLVLQGLTLPVLARALGLRRTGASGPPREEIREIDGQLRAAAQSAIAGGELRHGDRKPFSAEIYALPAANFIAPFDPTGGSDTPEALEFQLALILAMRTRLHELGRSGRHSTTALRYVLDELDAYEISVKLHLEGER; this is encoded by the coding sequence ATGACGGTGGAGCTCCTCGCCCTCATCATCGCCGCCGTCCTGGTCATCGTCTTCGCGAACTCCCTCGCCACGCGCACCGGGGTGGCGGGACCGCTGATCCTGGTCGCGATCGGTGTCGGGGTCAGCCTCATCCCGGCGGTGGGGGCTGTGTCGGTGCCGCCGCAGCTGATCCTGGTCGGCGTGCTTCCTCCTCTGCTCTTCTCGGCGGCGGTCTCGGCCCCGGCGATCGAGTTCCGCCGGGATCTCGCCGCGATCGGCGGGCTGTCGGTGCTGCTCGTGATCGTGAGCTCCCTGGTGCTGGGCCTGTTCTTCTTCTGGGCCATCCCCGGGCTCGGCTTCCCGCTCGCGGTCGCCCTGGGCGCGATCCTCAGCCCGACGGATGCTGTGGCGACGACGATCGTCCGGCGGCTCGGGGTTCCTCGTCGTGTCGTGACGGTGCTCGAGGGGGAGGCCCTTCTCAACGATGCGACCGCGCTCGTCCTGCTGCGTACGGCGATCGTCGCGGCGGCATCCGGGTTCTCCTTCCTGACGACGCTGGGGTCCTTCGCCTGGGCCGTGCTGTGGGCGCTTGTCGTCGGCGCTGTCACGGGGTGGGTGGCGCTGCGCCTGCGCGCCTGGGCGAAGAGTGCGACGGCGACGACCGCTCTCGGACTGACCGTTCCCTACATCGCCTACCTGCCCACCGAAGCGCTCGGCGGATCGGGCCTCGTCGCGGCGGTCGTCGCTGGCGTCGTCTGTGGGCAGGGAGCGGTGCGCTGGCTCACCCCGGAGCAGCGGATATCCGACAAACTCAACTGGCGGACGATCGAGTTCCTCTTCGAGGGTGCGGTCTTCCTGATCATGGGGCTCGAACTGTGGGGGATCGTCGAGAGCAACCTCGCTGCGGAGAACGGGTTGCTCGAAGGAGCCGTGATCGCGCTCTCCGCGCTCGTCATCCTGCTGATCGTCCGTGCCGCCTACGTCTTCCCGATGCTGCGCGCCCACGCCCGCCGCGTGAAGAGATCGGTGCGCAGTCGGCTGTCGGCCCGTGAAGAGGACACCGCGAAGGATCGGCGGCGCGCCGGAAGGATGCGCGCCGACATCGACTACTTCGACGCGTCACCGCTGACCTGGAAACACGATGTGATCGTGGTCTGGGCCGGAATGCGCGGCGCGGTCACTCTCGCCGCTGCCCAGACACTCCCGCCGGAGACGCCGCAGCGCGACCTGCTCGTGTTCATCGCCTTCCTCGTCGCGGCCGGCAGCCTGGTCCTTCAGGGCCTGACTCTTCCCGTTCTCGCCAGGGCTCTCGGCCTCCGCCGCACGGGGGCGAGCGGACCACCGCGCGAGGAGATCCGCGAGATCGACGGGCAGCTGCGCGCGGCCGCGCAGTCGGCGATCGCCGGCGGAGAGCTCAGGCACGGCGATAGGAAGCCCTTCTCGGCGGAGATCTACGCCTTGCCAGCGGCGAACTTCATCGCCCCGTTCGATCCGACCGGCGGATCCGACACCCCGGAGGCGCTGGAGTTCCAGCTCGCCCTGATCCTCGCCATGCGCACGCGATTGCATGAACTCGGACGGTCAGGCCGCCACAGCACGACCGCCCTGCGCTATGTCCTCGATGAACTCGATGCCTACGAGATCAGCGTGAAACTCCACCTGGAAGGCGAGAGATGA